Within Bdellovibrionales bacterium, the genomic segment AAATTGGAGCTGACCATCTTGCCTTTTCATTTTTTTCTAGCTTCCAATTGCCGGTGACTATTGTCAGGCCATTCAATACTTATGGTCCCAGGCAATCAGCACGGGCCATCATACCTTCGGTTATAACTCAGTTATTGAGCGGTGCAAATAGCCTTTCCCTCGGCTCCTTAAGCCCAACTAGAGACTTCAACTACATCGCAGATACGATATCTGGTTTTTTAGCAGTATTGAAAGGTTCCGATACAGAGGGACAGGTGTTGAACCTGGGTAGCAATTTTGAAGTTTCAATATTTGATACAGTCCAATTGATAGCTCGAATTATGGAAACCGACATCACCATCCTAACTGACCAACAGCGGGTCCGTCCGGAAAACAGCGAGGTTAACCGCCTCTGGGCGGATAATACCAAGATCAAAAAAATCACCGGATGGGAGCCAGAGTACTCGGGACTGGGTGGATTTGAGATTGGACTCAGAAAAACCATCGAATGGCTGAGAGATCCATCAAATTTGCGACTTTATAAGCCGGAAAGGTATAACATATAAAGTGAAAGTCCATGAGTACATTAGGCTTTTGCAGTCCGCAGAAGATAAATTTCCTGTTTATGAATGGAAATGGCTCAACATTGACGTATGGCCGTTGTTGAAGGTCGGT encodes:
- a CDS encoding SDR family oxidoreductase, with the protein product MKKILVTGADGFIGSHLTEKLVCCGYSVRPFVMYNSTNSWGWLEASPPEVKKELDVFAGDIRDPNGLREAMKGCSQVIHLAALIAIPYSYHSPDTYIDTNIKGTLNVLQAARDLNVDKVLHTSTSEVYGTARFVPISEDHPLQGQSPYSASKIGADHLAFSFFSSFQLPVTIVRPFNTYGPRQSARAIIPSVITQLLSGANSLSLGSLSPTRDFNYIADTISGFLAVLKGSDTEGQVLNLGSNFEVSIFDTVQLIARIMETDITILTDQQRVRPENSEVNRLWADNTKIKKITGWEPEYSGLGGFEIGLRKTIEWLRDPSNLRLYKPERYNI